A genomic stretch from Falco cherrug isolate bFalChe1 chromosome 3, bFalChe1.pri, whole genome shotgun sequence includes:
- the TNFRSF18 gene encoding tumor necrosis factor receptor superfamily member 18 isoform X5: MRNRKSAATKSTAPSTASGERVLLQGSPDTSPLVCFGGCIAQDMTEQTSEVSHIKIRACLLLVVCLWQWTQQTLATPCQDGELRIINKYEKKCCPKCSSSKGDNSICQNIEDHDCRCRQGYSCIDNTCLYCKKLPECAEGEELVKLGILDFTFKCKPCEIGTYSNVKNGWCRNWTDCESSGFLTIKQGNSTHNAICGFPAKDLEQAPVTTDSLYTTILAILTAVAVFVLILLTFFLHFCIWSLKKEKYHMADVLLLILTADLEHNFPRLPGAPELSHLGEETYSCQFPEEEHGDKTPEEKPCYSHPQSQQ, translated from the exons ATGAG GAACAGGAAGAGTGCAGCCACAAAAAGCACAGCGCCTTCCACAGCATCAGGGGAAAGAGTACTTTTGCAGGGAAGTCCTGATACAAGCCCCCTAGTGTGCTTTGGGGGTTGTATAGCTCAAGACATGACTGAACAGACAAGTGAAGTCAGTCACATCAAGATCCGAGCTTgcttgctgctggtggtgtgcCTATGGCAATGGACACAGCAAACTCTGGCAACACCATGCCAGGATGGTGAACTGAGAATAATcaataaatatgaaaagaaatgctgcccCAAATGTAGCTCAAGTAAAG GAGACAACAGCATATGCCAAAATATTGAGGACCATGACTGCAGATGTCGTCAGGGATACAGCTGTATCGATAACACATGTCTCTACTGCAAAAAACTTCCTGAATGCGCAGAGGGCGAGGAGCTGGTTAAGCTCG GCATTTTAGACTTCACATTCAAATGTAAACCATGTGAGATAGGAACCTATTCCAATGTTAAGAATGGCTGGTGCCGTAACTGGACTGA TTGTGAAAGTTCTGGATTTCTAACAATCAAGCAAGGCAACAGTACACATAATGCAATATGTGGTTTCCCTGCTAAAGATCTGGAGCAAG CTCCTGTTACAACTGACTCTCTCTATACCACCATCCTGGCTATCCTTACCGCAGTGGCTGTATTTGTTCTCATCTTGCTGACCTTCTTCTTGCATTTCTGCATATGgtcactgaagaaagaaaaataccacatGGCTGACG TGCTTTTGCTTATTCTCACTGCAGATCTGGAACATAACTTCCCTAGGCTGCCGGGGGCTCCAGAACTGTCACACCTTGGAGAAGAGACTTACAGCTGCCAGTTTCCAGAAGAAGAACACGGAGACAAAACACCAGAAGAAAAGCCTTGCTACTCCCACCCTCAGAGCCAACAATGA
- the TNFRSF18 gene encoding tumor necrosis factor receptor superfamily member 18 isoform X4: MEPLLVCENKRWNRKSAATKSTAPSTASGERVLLQGSPDTSPLVCFGGCIAQDMTEQTSEVSHIKIRACLLLVVCLWQWTQQTLATPCQDGELRIINKYEKKCCPKCSSSKGDNSICQNIEDHDCRCRQGYSCIDNTCLYCKKLPECAEGEELVKLGILDFTFKCKPCEIGTYSNVKNGWCRNWTDCESSGFLTIKQGNSTHNAICGFPAKDLEQAPVTTDSLYTTILAILTAVAVFVLILLTFFLHFCIWSLKKEKYHMADVLLLILTADLEHNFPRLPGAPELSHLGEETYSCQFPEEEHGDKTPEEKPCYSHPQSQQ; the protein is encoded by the exons ATGGAACCTCTGCTTGtgtgtgaaaataaaagatg GAACAGGAAGAGTGCAGCCACAAAAAGCACAGCGCCTTCCACAGCATCAGGGGAAAGAGTACTTTTGCAGGGAAGTCCTGATACAAGCCCCCTAGTGTGCTTTGGGGGTTGTATAGCTCAAGACATGACTGAACAGACAAGTGAAGTCAGTCACATCAAGATCCGAGCTTgcttgctgctggtggtgtgcCTATGGCAATGGACACAGCAAACTCTGGCAACACCATGCCAGGATGGTGAACTGAGAATAATcaataaatatgaaaagaaatgctgcccCAAATGTAGCTCAAGTAAAG GAGACAACAGCATATGCCAAAATATTGAGGACCATGACTGCAGATGTCGTCAGGGATACAGCTGTATCGATAACACATGTCTCTACTGCAAAAAACTTCCTGAATGCGCAGAGGGCGAGGAGCTGGTTAAGCTCG GCATTTTAGACTTCACATTCAAATGTAAACCATGTGAGATAGGAACCTATTCCAATGTTAAGAATGGCTGGTGCCGTAACTGGACTGA TTGTGAAAGTTCTGGATTTCTAACAATCAAGCAAGGCAACAGTACACATAATGCAATATGTGGTTTCCCTGCTAAAGATCTGGAGCAAG CTCCTGTTACAACTGACTCTCTCTATACCACCATCCTGGCTATCCTTACCGCAGTGGCTGTATTTGTTCTCATCTTGCTGACCTTCTTCTTGCATTTCTGCATATGgtcactgaagaaagaaaaataccacatGGCTGACG TGCTTTTGCTTATTCTCACTGCAGATCTGGAACATAACTTCCCTAGGCTGCCGGGGGCTCCAGAACTGTCACACCTTGGAGAAGAGACTTACAGCTGCCAGTTTCCAGAAGAAGAACACGGAGACAAAACACCAGAAGAAAAGCCTTGCTACTCCCACCCTCAGAGCCAACAATGA
- the TNFRSF18 gene encoding tumor necrosis factor receptor superfamily member 18 isoform X1, with protein MQRRHFMVCVLRQPQRPHCFQWPFNSWAYHFDHRSHESKGALQAMEPLLVCENKRWNRKSAATKSTAPSTASGERVLLQGSPDTSPLVCFGGCIAQDMTEQTSEVSHIKIRACLLLVVCLWQWTQQTLATPCQDGELRIINKYEKKCCPKCSSSKGDNSICQNIEDHDCRCRQGYSCIDNTCLYCKKLPECAEGEELVKLGILDFTFKCKPCEIGTYSNVKNGWCRNWTDCESSGFLTIKQGNSTHNAICGFPAKDLEQAPVTTDSLYTTILAILTAVAVFVLILLTFFLHFCIWSLKKEKYHMADVLLLILTADLEHNFPRLPGAPELSHLGEETYSCQFPEEEHGDKTPEEKPCYSHPQSQQ; from the exons ATGCAAAGAAGGCACTTCATGGTATGTGTGCTCAGACAACCCCAAAGACCACATTGCTTCCAATGGCCTTTTAACTCTTGGGCTTATCATTTTGACCACAGGTCACATGAATCAAAAGGAGCTCTGCAGGCCATGGAACCTCTGCTTGtgtgtgaaaataaaagatg GAACAGGAAGAGTGCAGCCACAAAAAGCACAGCGCCTTCCACAGCATCAGGGGAAAGAGTACTTTTGCAGGGAAGTCCTGATACAAGCCCCCTAGTGTGCTTTGGGGGTTGTATAGCTCAAGACATGACTGAACAGACAAGTGAAGTCAGTCACATCAAGATCCGAGCTTgcttgctgctggtggtgtgcCTATGGCAATGGACACAGCAAACTCTGGCAACACCATGCCAGGATGGTGAACTGAGAATAATcaataaatatgaaaagaaatgctgcccCAAATGTAGCTCAAGTAAAG GAGACAACAGCATATGCCAAAATATTGAGGACCATGACTGCAGATGTCGTCAGGGATACAGCTGTATCGATAACACATGTCTCTACTGCAAAAAACTTCCTGAATGCGCAGAGGGCGAGGAGCTGGTTAAGCTCG GCATTTTAGACTTCACATTCAAATGTAAACCATGTGAGATAGGAACCTATTCCAATGTTAAGAATGGCTGGTGCCGTAACTGGACTGA TTGTGAAAGTTCTGGATTTCTAACAATCAAGCAAGGCAACAGTACACATAATGCAATATGTGGTTTCCCTGCTAAAGATCTGGAGCAAG CTCCTGTTACAACTGACTCTCTCTATACCACCATCCTGGCTATCCTTACCGCAGTGGCTGTATTTGTTCTCATCTTGCTGACCTTCTTCTTGCATTTCTGCATATGgtcactgaagaaagaaaaataccacatGGCTGACG TGCTTTTGCTTATTCTCACTGCAGATCTGGAACATAACTTCCCTAGGCTGCCGGGGGCTCCAGAACTGTCACACCTTGGAGAAGAGACTTACAGCTGCCAGTTTCCAGAAGAAGAACACGGAGACAAAACACCAGAAGAAAAGCCTTGCTACTCCCACCCTCAGAGCCAACAATGA
- the TNFRSF18 gene encoding tumor necrosis factor receptor superfamily member 18 isoform X6, which translates to MNQKELCRPWNLCLCVKIKDGDNSICQNIEDHDCRCRQGYSCIDNTCLYCKKLPECAEGEELVKLGILDFTFKCKPCEIGTYSNVKNGWCRNWTDCESSGFLTIKQGNSTHNAICGFPAKDLEQAPVTTDSLYTTILAILTAVAVFVLILLTFFLHFCIWSLKKEKYHMADVLLLILTADLEHNFPRLPGAPELSHLGEETYSCQFPEEEHGDKTPEEKPCYSHPQSQQ; encoded by the exons ATGAATCAAAAGGAGCTCTGCAGGCCATGGAACCTCTGCTTGtgtgtgaaaataaaagatg GAGACAACAGCATATGCCAAAATATTGAGGACCATGACTGCAGATGTCGTCAGGGATACAGCTGTATCGATAACACATGTCTCTACTGCAAAAAACTTCCTGAATGCGCAGAGGGCGAGGAGCTGGTTAAGCTCG GCATTTTAGACTTCACATTCAAATGTAAACCATGTGAGATAGGAACCTATTCCAATGTTAAGAATGGCTGGTGCCGTAACTGGACTGA TTGTGAAAGTTCTGGATTTCTAACAATCAAGCAAGGCAACAGTACACATAATGCAATATGTGGTTTCCCTGCTAAAGATCTGGAGCAAG CTCCTGTTACAACTGACTCTCTCTATACCACCATCCTGGCTATCCTTACCGCAGTGGCTGTATTTGTTCTCATCTTGCTGACCTTCTTCTTGCATTTCTGCATATGgtcactgaagaaagaaaaataccacatGGCTGACG TGCTTTTGCTTATTCTCACTGCAGATCTGGAACATAACTTCCCTAGGCTGCCGGGGGCTCCAGAACTGTCACACCTTGGAGAAGAGACTTACAGCTGCCAGTTTCCAGAAGAAGAACACGGAGACAAAACACCAGAAGAAAAGCCTTGCTACTCCCACCCTCAGAGCCAACAATGA
- the TNFRSF18 gene encoding tumor necrosis factor receptor superfamily member 18 isoform X3 produces the protein MQRRHFMVCVLRQPQRPHCFQWPFNSWAYHFDHRSHESKGALQAMEPLLVCENKRWNRKSAATKSTAPSTASGERVLLQGSPDTSPLVCFGGCIAQDMTEQTSEVSHIKIRACLLLVVCLWQWTQQTLATPCQDGELRIINKYEKKCCPKCSSSKGDNSICQNIEDHDCRCRQGYSCIDNTCLYCKKLPECAEGEELVKLGILDFTFKCKPCEIGTYSNVKNGWCRNWTDCESSGFLTIKQGNSTHNAICGFPAKDLEQAPVTTDSLYTTILAILTAVAVFVLILLTFFLHFCIWSLKKEKYHMADGCRGLQNCHTLEKRLTAASFQKKNTETKHQKKSLATPTLRANNENR, from the exons ATGCAAAGAAGGCACTTCATGGTATGTGTGCTCAGACAACCCCAAAGACCACATTGCTTCCAATGGCCTTTTAACTCTTGGGCTTATCATTTTGACCACAGGTCACATGAATCAAAAGGAGCTCTGCAGGCCATGGAACCTCTGCTTGtgtgtgaaaataaaagatg GAACAGGAAGAGTGCAGCCACAAAAAGCACAGCGCCTTCCACAGCATCAGGGGAAAGAGTACTTTTGCAGGGAAGTCCTGATACAAGCCCCCTAGTGTGCTTTGGGGGTTGTATAGCTCAAGACATGACTGAACAGACAAGTGAAGTCAGTCACATCAAGATCCGAGCTTgcttgctgctggtggtgtgcCTATGGCAATGGACACAGCAAACTCTGGCAACACCATGCCAGGATGGTGAACTGAGAATAATcaataaatatgaaaagaaatgctgcccCAAATGTAGCTCAAGTAAAG GAGACAACAGCATATGCCAAAATATTGAGGACCATGACTGCAGATGTCGTCAGGGATACAGCTGTATCGATAACACATGTCTCTACTGCAAAAAACTTCCTGAATGCGCAGAGGGCGAGGAGCTGGTTAAGCTCG GCATTTTAGACTTCACATTCAAATGTAAACCATGTGAGATAGGAACCTATTCCAATGTTAAGAATGGCTGGTGCCGTAACTGGACTGA TTGTGAAAGTTCTGGATTTCTAACAATCAAGCAAGGCAACAGTACACATAATGCAATATGTGGTTTCCCTGCTAAAGATCTGGAGCAAG CTCCTGTTACAACTGACTCTCTCTATACCACCATCCTGGCTATCCTTACCGCAGTGGCTGTATTTGTTCTCATCTTGCTGACCTTCTTCTTGCATTTCTGCATATGgtcactgaagaaagaaaaataccacatGGCTGACG GCTGCCGGGGGCTCCAGAACTGTCACACCTTGGAGAAGAGACTTACAGCTGCCAGTTTCCAGAAGAAGAACACGGAGACAAAACACCAGAAGAAAAGCCTTGCTACTCCCACCCTCAGAGCCAACAATGAAAACAGATAA
- the TNFRSF18 gene encoding tumor necrosis factor receptor superfamily member 18 isoform X2, with protein sequence MQRRHFMVCVLRQPQRPHCFQWPFNSWAYHFDHRSHESKGALQAMEPLLVCENKRWNRKSAATKSTAPSTASGERVLLQGSPDTSPLVCFGGCIAQDMTEQTSEVSHIKIRACLLLVVCLWQWTQQTLATPCQDGELRIINKYEKKCCPKCSSSKGDNSICQNIEDHDCRCRQGYSCIDNTCLYCKKLPECAEGEELVKLGILDFTFKCKPCEIGTYSNVKNGWCRNWTDCESSGFLTIKQGNSTHNAICGFPAKDLEQAPVTTDSLYTTILAILTAVAVFVLILLTFFLHFCIWSLKKEKYHMADDLEHNFPRLPGAPELSHLGEETYSCQFPEEEHGDKTPEEKPCYSHPQSQQ encoded by the exons ATGCAAAGAAGGCACTTCATGGTATGTGTGCTCAGACAACCCCAAAGACCACATTGCTTCCAATGGCCTTTTAACTCTTGGGCTTATCATTTTGACCACAGGTCACATGAATCAAAAGGAGCTCTGCAGGCCATGGAACCTCTGCTTGtgtgtgaaaataaaagatg GAACAGGAAGAGTGCAGCCACAAAAAGCACAGCGCCTTCCACAGCATCAGGGGAAAGAGTACTTTTGCAGGGAAGTCCTGATACAAGCCCCCTAGTGTGCTTTGGGGGTTGTATAGCTCAAGACATGACTGAACAGACAAGTGAAGTCAGTCACATCAAGATCCGAGCTTgcttgctgctggtggtgtgcCTATGGCAATGGACACAGCAAACTCTGGCAACACCATGCCAGGATGGTGAACTGAGAATAATcaataaatatgaaaagaaatgctgcccCAAATGTAGCTCAAGTAAAG GAGACAACAGCATATGCCAAAATATTGAGGACCATGACTGCAGATGTCGTCAGGGATACAGCTGTATCGATAACACATGTCTCTACTGCAAAAAACTTCCTGAATGCGCAGAGGGCGAGGAGCTGGTTAAGCTCG GCATTTTAGACTTCACATTCAAATGTAAACCATGTGAGATAGGAACCTATTCCAATGTTAAGAATGGCTGGTGCCGTAACTGGACTGA TTGTGAAAGTTCTGGATTTCTAACAATCAAGCAAGGCAACAGTACACATAATGCAATATGTGGTTTCCCTGCTAAAGATCTGGAGCAAG CTCCTGTTACAACTGACTCTCTCTATACCACCATCCTGGCTATCCTTACCGCAGTGGCTGTATTTGTTCTCATCTTGCTGACCTTCTTCTTGCATTTCTGCATATGgtcactgaagaaagaaaaataccacatGGCTGACG ATCTGGAACATAACTTCCCTAGGCTGCCGGGGGCTCCAGAACTGTCACACCTTGGAGAAGAGACTTACAGCTGCCAGTTTCCAGAAGAAGAACACGGAGACAAAACACCAGAAGAAAAGCCTTGCTACTCCCACCCTCAGAGCCAACAATGA